In the genome of Candoia aspera isolate rCanAsp1 chromosome 12, rCanAsp1.hap2, whole genome shotgun sequence, the window tttttaaaaaaaaattgtcatgagtactgatggggagcaggagggggcctccatccaggggggaaaacgcaggcgtagtactgaggaattaagcagccattcaaagagacacagatcagacccgccttgacttttggggttgatctgtctgggttttcccacacttcttcagtttgttaggattttctgtctaatgtagcagtaataaacactagagacctactcctcgtctcagcgtggttcctggctgttaggacaaacaCCCATCCATGTGTGAGATGTGGCCTGTAGTCTCATGCTCATAGACAGGTACATGCACACAACATAAAATGCATCCTTTGGCCACAAGAATATTTCTCATcctaatccagagttctcacttgaggcacacatGACCAGGTATTTTGGAAACAGTCTGTgaggacccagctctctggagaaggctctaaatgCTGGGAaaaggcccgccttagcctttggggttgatctgtctgggttttcccacacttcttcagtttgttaggattttctgtcttatgtagcagtaataaacactagaggcctattcctcgtctcagcctggttcctggctgttaggacagaaatccTGCAAAATACCTTGCTATGCAAAGGGACTTTCTTCCACATGTAACACCATACTCAAAACGGGATTTGAGAGCAGAGATAATATCTTGCACGAAAGAGTTTCAATAAAGGGATGTAAGCACTAATAAAATGTCCCTTTTTTCTCAGCTAAAGACGTGGTATATATCTGTCCATTTATCGGAGCCATCAGCGGCACATTGACGGTGACGGATTACAAAATGTATTTCAAGAATGTCGAGAGGGTGAGTCTTTGTTCCATGCAGCGCATCGTGTGTTcttctggagcagtgtttttcatccttggcatctcaaagttgccaaggttgaaaaacacttctCCAGAGCCTTGCTCTCACAGTTTTTGCAACCAGGAATTTATGCACATTTATAAGCTAAGCGTAAAGGCCCGTGGCTGGCTTACGTGTCGTGCcacaattattttgttttgtctcaTACAAGGGATAGAATGCTAAACATTTACCCATGgtgcatttgaaaaaaaactttatttttttttccccttcaaattccAGGATCCACATTTCGTTCTTGATGTCCCTCTTGGAGTGATAAGTAGAGTTGAAAAGATTGGAGTGCAGAGCCATGGGGACAATTCTTGTGGCATAGAGGTTGTTTGCAAGGTATGGATTGGATGGTGAGGACGTGCGTCAGCATCTCCCAGTTTCAAGTGCTTTAATTTCAATACATAGCTTAGCTTTGGGAGATTTTCATTCATTCCTTGTGGCTGAGCTATTTTTCAGCTGTGAGATGTTATTAGCATCTAACATACGAATGAAAAGAGTCGTTCATTTAGTATTCAGTGTGTACTTCTTTCCCCTTAGTgaataggtagtccttgacttaagaccacaattaggaccagaacgtccatcgctaagcgagacagttgttaagtgaatcgtgcctgattttacaacctttttgctgtggttgttaagtgaatcactgcggtcattaagtgaataatgtggtcattaagcttGTTGggagccagttgggaaggtcgcaaatggtgatcatgtgaccctgggacactgcaagtGTGGTAAATACATGCCGTTTGCCAAgttcctgaattttgatcacatggctgcagggatgctgcagtggtcctAATTGTGAGGACCTGTCACgagtaacttttttcagcaccgtcgtaacttcgaccggtcactaaacgaatgccgtaagtcaaagactacctgttcACTGAGTATGTTAGACAGTACTCTATCATATAGATGGTTGCTTCTGTTACGAAAAAGGCTACTTTTTGTTTTCTGAACAAAAGTAATGGTATATATTGTGTTAGGCttctccccagcaagctggagtAGAACCAGTTGACCAGGCACTCAAGGATGCATGAACTTCTGATAAGATGTTTTATCGTAGAAAAGCTAAAAAAACGTTATGAAAGAATTCTGTGAAGCTCTGTGTGTAAGAATCCACCTTCAGTTCCACGTGCTGCTTTTTCCAGCTTAGAACAAATGGCTAGAAGGACTTTGCCAGGGCGGTGTTGTCTGCTGCTTGTTTGGCTGATGGCCTGATCTGCTTGCTGTGACCCTCTGAGAACTGACTTTCCCAAGCTGCTCATAAATACTGTCCTAGAAATCAGAGTTTAAGATGGAAATTTACTGTGCTCAATGAAAGCATAAATTAAACATGATTTTCTCTAATAAGAGTCACCAACACAAAATGCTTAATTTCCATATTTGTAAGTGCTGTAATTTTTCATTTAACAAGTCAGACCTAAAGATATCTTTTGACAGGATATGAGAAACTTGCGGCTTGCTTATAAACAGGAAGAGCATAGACTGGAGATTTTTCAGAACCTGATTACCCGAGCGTTTCCTCTTTCTCATGAGCTGGTAAGTATGAATGAGAAGTTCTTACCCCTAGCAAAATACGTGAGGAGGAATAAGAGGAATATAAAAAGGTTGATTCTTCATAATCACAAAACCTAAGTGTTGTCGTTGAATTGGCTCCACACAGTAGATTAATTTCATACATACATGTTATATAAATAACAGATATAGAGAGAATAAGGCTTCTATCCTGAATGGGAATACATTATGCCAGTTAAtgatttctaaaaaaagaatATGGGGTAGTTAAGTTTGCTGATACTTGGGAGAACTCTTACTTCTCAAAACTAAGGCTCTGTATAGAAATGACGTTCAGTGACAATAACTATTGCTTTTATTTCACTGCATTCAGCCATTCTTTGCATTCAGTTACAAAGAGAAATTCCCTACAAACGGTTGGAAGGTTTATGATCCGGTGGCAGAGTATAAAAGGCAGGTGAGCATGGTtgcttttcatgttttaaatgcCATCCTGTATCAAGCGTTCTGTacatacacacaagcacacataaaacatttaataaaagtgACGCCATGCTACCTCCCCATTGAGTTCTTTGGTTATTGTGGACAGTGTCCTCTTCTCCATCCCAGAGAGGATGTGGAATTCTTGAACAGAAGTCTAGAGATGgcgggtgggtggatggatggatgaacgtGCACAGATTGGAATTCCAGAAGAGATGGAAGTAATTTGAGTAGAGATTTTTAAACAGCCTGGGTGGAAGGTACACCCAGTCTCGGATGGATTGGACCTCTTTTGAACATCTAGGTCCTTCGTTTGAGGTCCTTCTGGCCCCTGCTCCTTTTGTGAAGGCACAATTACAAGCTTGCTTTATCAGCTTAGAGTGGTAAAACCTATCTAGAAAGATTGTGTATCTTTTCATTCATCCATGtactaggtcagggtttctcagccagggttctgtggcacccttggggttctgtgagaggtccctaggggttccctgggagatcacaatttatttaaaaaatcatttcaaattcagccaacttcacattcaaaaggtaagtttcattctttatttctagtttaagaacactgttaatgcataggtacaggcctacacatgaaacaaatataataattttgtaactggtggcctctatttgagcctgaatgtgcaggggttcccgaggcctgaaaaatatttcaagggttcctccagggtcaaaaggctgagaaaggctgtactaggtgctttacagtaaaaacagtatGAAAACTTTAGCTAGTGCTAATCCCATTTTTCTGTCCTATGAAGTAGAGACCATGTGGATGAATTGATCAGTAGATCAATATCATGTGAACTGTGTAACCTTTTATTACAAAATGTGTATATACATGTTTTAGTTTGAATACAACGATCTATGGGGGATATGTACAGGCCCCAAAAGTATTTGTCTGTGCgcatgaagtaaaataaaaataaatgcatacatctgAATACCAATTCTCTGCCAATGTACTCAGGATTGCTTGTAGTATACAGCAGAGCTGAATGCACATAACGTATTAACATGATACGTTAAGGATAAGGAAAGTAACAAGTGTATGCACGCTTAATATACATACCAGGACTTTTGAACTTTAAGCTGCATGCCTGCTTATATATTCAGAAACATCATTGCATTTGTGTGATTTTAAtccggaaaaaaaaaatcagcactgtactgtattatttattacaattagGTTGTGATTGATTCCTTGGGGATTCTAAAATCAGGTACTGTGTGTCAtatcaaaattatatattttatacacacacacacacatacacataaatgttttgtttcaatGCAGGGTTTACCCAATGAGAGTTGGAAAATATCCAAAATTAACAGCGTGTATGAGTTTTGTGATACGTACCCTGCCGTTCTTGTTGTGCCAACTAGCGTAAAAGATGAAGATCTCTCCCGAGTGGCTGCGTTTAGAGCCAAAGGCAGAGTTCCAGTAAGTAAGACCTAGATTTGAAATCGAAGGAAGATGGCGTGAAGAGTAAACGAGACACCTTTTCAGGCAGGGAGCTCAGATGTAAAGAAGTGTTTATATTCTTTCTGTTTGAACGGGGCACGGAATGGTGCCCCTAGGTATAAGACCAGCTGGACTGCAGTTCTTCTGCTTGTAGGAATACCGGAAGGATAATACTTCAGGTCAGGTCTAAGAGTAACAGAACTTTTAAGTTTTTCTGCTTTGAAAATCCTCTTACTGGATATTACTGTTTCTTGAAAAGATAATAAGTAGTAAACctatataaaatagaattagaaGGGATTATTAATCTGTTAAGCATCCTGTTAACGGGCAACGATCCAGAGAGTTACTTTTGCAaaaatctttcttctctctctctctctctctctcggtggACAAGAGGAAATAAAACAGTAGCTTCCTTCCAGTTGTCACATCGCaactcttgtaaaaaaaaaaacaaaaaaaaacctcagcAGTTTTAAAAGTTTTGCTCTTACGAAGGAGATGTAACAGCtgttcaaggagtttaagtgcgCAGAGTTACATAAAAATTGTTCTGTGTGCATTTTTGCTATTCTGTGTCTGTTGCTTGGGATGACTAGCCTCCAATTGGTTAATTACACCACCTTAATGCATCCCATTTAATTTAATGAATTTCTGCAAGCACTTCCTTTGTAAGTGAGTCGCTTTCTCTCCGCCCCCTGTCCCCACCTCTCCATCTAGGTGTTATCCTGGATTCACCCCGAGAGCCAGGCCACCATCACCCGTTGCAGCCAACCTCTCATAGGCCCAAATGACAAGCAGTGCAAAGAGGATGAGAAATACCTACAGACCATCATGGATGCCAACGCTCAATCCCACAAGCTTTTCATCTTTGATGCACGACAAAACAGTGTGGCGGATGCCAATAAGGTAGGAGTCACCCAAGAGAAGAGCGTTAAGGGAGCTTCGACAAGCAGGAAAACACAAGGGGGGTTCAAAGTGAAATACCAACTCATTGAATAATTTGAGATGCATTGGAGTGATGGAGGCCAACTGTATTTTCAGGCCAAAGGCGGCGGGTATGAAAGTGAAAGTGCCTATCCCAACGTGGAGTTGATCTTCTTGGAGATCCCAAACATACATGTGATGAGAGAATCACTGCGCAAGCTGAAGGAAATCGTTTACCCCACCATCGATGAGTCTCGGTGGCTGTCCAACGTGGAGAGTACGCACTGGCTGGAGTACATACGGGTAATAGCCTTGAGGAAACGTGGTACCGTCTTGTGCCTGGGCTGCTCTTCAGGCAATCGTTTACCCCCGTCAGgatagtctagatcagtgtttcccaatctgggcaactttaagatgcgtggacttcaactcccaggattcttagcaatgcccatgctggctggagaattctgggaatggaagtgcCCACATCTCAAaaattgcccaggttgagaaacactggtctaaatagtGGGGAAGGATGACCTTGATCTAAACGTTGGGGATTCGACATTTGGGTTTTCGTTTAAGTAGGCTATTTGGGGCAGTGCTTTGTAATTTGAGTGAACATCATTCATTGCTGATGAACAAGTATCCTGCTTTTCCCCACTTAGTCTTGACTGCGCTCATGACAAACATAGTTGAGTCAAGATCACAGGCTTGGCGGGGACTAACTGAGTTCCTACCTGGGGATTCCCATCCCTACCTGATCTCATCTCCTGCTCTGGCTTTGGAGACAAATGCTGAGGCTGAGTCAAAATCAGAGCTGCTCCTGCTGTGCAGTTCTTTCCCCACAAATACATGGCTAATCAGCCCCAGCCTCCCTGGATTTTAAATCAACATACTGTAGTTACTTTAGAGATTGAGTGTTCCACAAAGGTTACCACAGACCTTACAGCAGCCCTGTGAAGTAAGAAAATACCATCATCCTTTCTATCGCAGTAGCAAATCCAAGACCAAAAGCCATTTAATGAATTCACAGCACAGATGAGATTTGAATTAGGGAATTCCCGACTCCCAGCTCAGccgtttatttattcagtttcacTGTCTCTCAAATTGGTTGGGAATTAACCGGGATTGTTTTCACTCCTGTACAGTGCTCTTTTTCCCTTGCAACATAGATCATTTGGCACATAAACCGAGGCAAATCTCCCAGTGGCAAAACGCCATAGGAACTACAATTCTGCTTGGCCAGCTACCAGGAGTACCTAATTTGTAAACACTGCAGACCTTTGTAGCTTTCTGGCTAAGTTATGGAGCGTTATGATCTATGTTCAGTTCCAGAGCACAGATTCTGTAGATGCCAAAGGTCATGGTGGCTGCTCGTATTGGATGCAGAATTCCCAGGAGTATTAATCCCCTGCGGCCCAGTCCTTTACGatcttgttttgtttattttcttaaaacatttgtatagctgcccaccttaaaacaactctgggcagctttttttttccttttttttttcgtgtgtgtgtgtgtcttcgagtcagtcctggtggctgcctggactactccctgcagtttccttggcaagatttcagaagttgtttgccactgcctgcttcctagggctgagagagagtgattggcccaaggtcacccagctggctttgtgcccaaggcgggactagaactctcctactacacctgattggctcttgggctgagagagaggggctggcccaaggtcacccagctggcttcgtgcccaaggcgggactagaactcagggtctcctggtatctagcctggtgccttcaccacgacaccaaactgggcagcttacaaccaacAAAATAGTAGTATAAAGCCAACAGCCATGAAACTAAAAACTAAGAAACCTGAGGCTGCAGCCACCCCACCCTGATGCACCCACATACTTGTCCCACCCTGGCCTCACTCtaccccaaccctaaccctaaccctaaccctgggaAGAGCCATATTTTAAGTGCTCCCCAGAAGGGTGGGATCTGTCAGATCTCAAGTGagaggatgttccatagggcaaggGCTGCAACggaaaaggcacatttccaaGGTCGCACGAGATGGCAATgcttaagggaagggacctggggcTACAGTCTTGATAGGCTATCCAGATGGAAATTTTTATTTCATGGCAAATATTTAATGGCATACATGGATGGAATAGAAATCACTACAgaatattgtttaaaatattgttagACTATGTATCATGTGGATTCCGCTTACTGTGTTATATGAACACAACCATTATTGTTTGTGAATGATCGTTTATGATTTAGAATACTGAGCCCATTGGGCTTTAATCAGTAAATTAGGGTTAAACATGCAATACGCAAACCTAGCAACTCTTAAGAAGGTTGGTTCATACTGCAACATTCAACAGAAATCTTTCTAGGGAGTCagagaaaaaatgaattttttaaaccctctgtttcttcttcctctaACCAAAATGTACTGGTTAGAATATGACAGTTGCCTAGTCTAAGAATTAGCCATGGTCTTTTTAGACAATTTTTAATGTGttattaacattaaaataacatTATACAGTATTTGGAATATAATGACGGTTTCATTTCTCATAACCTTCTCGGCAATTTGCAAAGAAGCTATTGGATATACCTCTGGCGCCTATTGTATGTTCCAGGGAACTGGAACTGAAATGTAACATCCATATTTGATTTAGATTTGTAACATTTGCTCGCTCACTTGGGAGACATTGATAACAATGAAATGCCACTCTGAATGTTTGTTCTTTTGAGCAAGGTGGTGGGTCTTTTATGGGGGAGGGTCTGTCAGCAATTATTGCCCGTGATAACTACTGTACCTTAAGCTTCCATATTTAGTAGCAGCCATTGCCAAGTCCCCGGGGCATTTGACTAAGGACTGTTGGAAACAAAATGTCGGATGGCATAAACCATTTGCCCAATCCTGCCGGTCTTCTGCTTTATCCTTGCACCAAGACGTCTCCTAACAGAACTTCCTTTAAGGTATCATTTcagcctggatttttttttctttttctaaaagatGCTTCTTGCTGGAGCTGTGAGAATCGCTGACAAAATCGAATCGGGCAAAACCTCAGTGGTGGTACACTGCAGCGACGGTTGGGACCGTACGGCTCAGTTGACTTCCTTGGCCATGCTGATGTTGGACAGCTATTACCGCACCATCAAAGGCTTTGAGGTCCTCTTAGAGAAGGAATGGATGAGTTTTGGACATCGCTTTGCAATGGTGAGTATAATGCAGGCCAGGAAGGCTTCTCTTTGGAATGATCTACTCTGCAACCCAAAAGGGCAGCAATCATTCCCAAGCGCCAGCAAAAAAATTTGCAAAAGAGGCTTAGCTCTGTCCTGATTCTGGTTTAGTGCAGTGAAGCTTCCTGCTGGGCTGGATTCTGATGCTGGCCAATTGCACTTGCGACCTCTGCCCCTTTTTTGCAAACGTTTCCATCCACTGCTAACATTCTACACCCATGGAAGCTGATGACTGTGTCCACCATTTGCAAGCTAGGTTCCTACATTACAgtggtttagtgcagtgttttctcaaccttggcaactttaagatgcatggatgtcaactcccagaattccccagacaggaAAGAggaccagatgagttaattctactttattgtaaggctgcattaacagaatcttgcaagtctgaaagtacaaatctcctgccgccTGCTTTACAGgctgggaagctagggagggtccctcctgagcctctttctccacccattatgcagctgtgggctacgctctctcttatctgactgttcctaggcagcatctcttcacccggtcttccaaggtctttctcacatactgtTACATTGAGGCACTTTATAGGTTCAGCTTCCTATAGTCCTGGAAGGCAGCCAGAATCGTATTTTAAAGATTGATTAATTTATGTGATAAATCATAATTACTGGGACCACACTTTAGCATGATGTGTTAATCCAGTCACCGAGGTAATATCTATGTTCAGCCTTGCACCCACCTCCATTTCTGTTCCTTCTTTTGCTTTCAAGGCCTTGTTTCAATTGTTCCGCCAAGGTTCAGTACTTGGTGTGCATTGAGCAAAAGGAGAAGCCTTATTCCtaagttcctttctttttttccccccctcctctaGAGAGTCGGTCATGGAGACGATGATCATGCAGATGCCGACAGGTCCCCCATCTTCCTGCAGTTCATAGATTGTGTCTGGCAAATGACAAAGCAGGTGagaactcattcattcattcattcattcattcgttttcTACTTATTTAACATATTTCCGTGCTGCCACAGTCAGAAAGACTCTTGGAAGCTAACATACAAAAGGCTCAAGTTAAAATACCCACAGTAAAAACAGCCATGAAAACACTCAAAAGTGTAAAagttcaaagtaaaataaaaggagaGATAAGTTAGAGTACAAATGGAAATGTTCATGTCAGGGGAAGATTCTCCAGAACAGCTCAATCTTCAGGAGCTTCTGAGAGACCAGCAAGGAGAGAGCCAGCTGATCTTTctcagggaggctgttccacagtgTTGTTGGTGCTGCTCCAGGACAGTAGCAGCACCTTCCTGTGGGATTTGCAGCAGTTTCTCCCTGGTCAGCCTAATTGGTCAGATGGTCTTGCAGGtatctgtcagccttgcaaggtagtccagacaagcatGCCCAAATAAACCAGTCCTACTTTATCGTAAGGTTTagttaacagaaccttgcaagtctgaagatacatctctccccctggcctttacagcccaagaaactagggaggatcccttccgAAATGTTTGCCATGCTCCCATTCTtcctgcgggctcagctgcctcttacctgaccattgcctcgtctgcgactcttcctcctgtctcccaaggtcattcccacataccgttacaggaTCTGGGTTCCAAGGGCAGATTGCCCAATGATCTGTTCAGCATCTCTTCAGAGGAGGTTTCCCACAATGTGAAGCATAACCACAGGGAGgagcagacagagtccagggaggtgtgaagaaccttttagtggTACATTGTTACAACAAATCCACCTCTCCCAAAGTTTCACTGCATtgctttcattgttcatttgtgttcattttggtgtttggatttttaagggAAGTGtgcacattaagattacactaaagggaggtgtgatggtaaaaggtttaggaacccctgctttaGAGATAAGGTTTAAATGAAATTGTCTTATTCTTCAGAGCacacagaacaacaacaaaacaaaaatgctagGTCTGTTTTAGAAATTCTGATCCATAATTTTTGTATCCTGAATATACCAACTCAAGACTAAGAAACTAGAACCCCTTTTAAAAGTTACATGGCAAGATCACCATTTTTAACAGTTCACAGCGGATCCTAAGATTCTACAGGTTGAGAATCCATAGAAAATTACTCCTCTGTTtccggtggggtggggtggggtggtggtcTTTTTCATCCATGCCATTTTTGGGTCTCCCAGGTCTACTCTATAGGATCGGAGATCACACTACACCCATCCAGGAAGTGATTAATGTCTCTTACATTCCTAGGAAACTCTGCTCAGCAAAGGCTGTTCCACTGATAGAAGAACGTGGATTTTTTTATGTAGTTGGTAAATGTTGGACGATGTTTCCATAACTCAATTTAAGCCAGAAGTTGCAAATACGGTATAGCGGGTGTTACAGAACTAAAGTATTTTTCGAAGAGAAAATCAAGAGTGATTTTGTAGTATTTTCTGATTATTATGAGCTCACATGGGACTGATAAACTTATCCCTGAATCTATAAACTCATTTTTTCTCAGTAGCTATCATTTGTAGCTCTGTAGTGCAGTAGTTAGTTTACATATCAAAAGCATCTAATTAATATGTGCAAACTCTTGAGATTTGCTGATTCAGAACAAATTAATAACAAGGCTTTTCTTAAAGTTTCGAGGTCGTTGTTTATACAAGCGATAGTACTcgaactcctggtgactttgtgcACTAATCTTTGTACTTAAATTCAGCTCATTCCTAAATAAGAGTAATTCTTGGAATTATTAATCAAACATTCTTGCTTATGTTTTGTGCAGTAATGAGCTCAGATAGGTATCGTACAAGAGTTATAAAGTAGACTTTATTTAAAAAGGGGGCAGATGCTGGTTGTGATTGCAGTTGCATAGTTGCTATtcttaatattaaaaaagaagaaagttggGAAGGAGAcaagaacagaagaagaaaatgggaatcaaATCAAACACACCATATCCATAAAACTGTTGTCTGGAATCCCATAAAATTCCCCTTTAAAAACCATCAACttcaaaaaaatttaaaaaatccttttttgtaTCTTGCTTACATGGAAGGCTGTAGGACTCTCAACCTTTGCCAAAATCTTCAGATTTGACAGTCAGTTGAGGGTCTGACTGTTTGATTTGTAATTTAGCAAGATGACACAAGGAAAAATATACAAAGGAAATAAAACCAATGGCAGCAGATTGGCATAAATAAGTTAGTGGGAACTACATAAACTTATTTGAACCTGAACGACAAGGTACTCATCTTGCTATATTCTTGCCAATTTtatgaaatagattttttaaGTGCTTGGTTGGAGAGGGATAGTAAAAAGAAGAGCATAAAAATAAGTGGTGGCAACTTTCAGAAATACCAGCAGagatacccatttttttttcGTTCTAGATAAATCCAAACTGTTTCAAGGTAAATTATGTACCAATGATCACTGGTGAGAGCCTTGGCAAGTTTTAGTATGTGAAACTCAATTTTTATTCCACTTGATCTTAAttagcatccccaacagatgtaAAAATGTTTCAGGATGGTTTCTTATGACAGAACAGCCATGGAGGTCTACTTTGGATGAAACACTGAACCAGCAACCCTTCCAAAAACTTGCATTCTTGAACAACAGAGCCCCTGAGGAAGAGTCTTAATCTCCCACTGGGAAATTTAGGAGTCTGCCAGATACTTCCTACCAGCTCTCTAGCCTGCTTGAAAAAAGCATTTTGTACATGGCCACAGAACACAATAAGAGTTACAGCAGCTGACCCTCTTCCAGGAAACTGAATAACAGAAAACAGTTTTTCAAATAGCTCTGGTTTTTTTGGCAAAAGGTTTTAAGGGCCTAGGTACTTATAAAACATCTTTCCCAGCAAGATTTGGCCTGCCCGTGCCTTTTTCTGACAGTTCCTCCCACTGCATGAATGACAGTGGTAGAAACCTATCAGCATGCCTTCTCAGCTTCTCTGTGGTCGCCTACCACTCCCACCTCCACCCCTGCTTCCTGATATAGGGAAGGTCCCTGGCCTCTTGACCTTTAAGAAGGTTTTGAAGACCTTTTCTGCAGGGTGTGGAGGACAAAGAACTGCCTTAAACTATATAGATTGGAAACTGCTGTTTTGCTTTTACTTGTTTCTGATTGTAAATCTTGAAGTATAAAGCCTTGTCTAAATTAATAATCAGCAGGATTTTATACAGTATCACGGTTGAAGTCCATCAAGGATGGGCAAGCTGGACATAATGTGCCTGTCTTGCTTGGCACCTTCAAATCAAGAGAATTCTTCTGTCCGTGGCAGAAAGTTAAGGATCTGATTAAATAATATCTAGGTCAGGCATTTGCACAAAGCAGCGAAGTCTCGCAATTGAACTCTTGTCTTTGAATTGTCATAAACCTTCATATTTTGCCGTAGATTAACTGGGTTAACAGAATTGGCTAAGGTGGCCAATGTGAGCATCTGCAAGGGCTGGGATCCTGCAGCTGAACCGCACCAGCCTTGCTTAGCATGTTGTAGAAACTGGGTCTGTGTCTAAGTACACGGTAATCCATTCACTGGAATGAAACGTGGATTGGCTTTtactaatgaaaaaaaataataatctaaatGTCTTACCATTTCAGTTTCCAGCAGCGTTTGAATTCAACGAGCTCTTTTTGATCAGCATTTTGGATCATCTTTATAGCTGTCTCTTTGGCACCTTTTTATACAACTCAGAACATCAGCGAGTAAAAGAGGTAAATCAGCAGCGGATGTgatggtctgataagaggcaaAAGATGTGTGGGGCTGTTTTGTGTCTGCTGCCGA includes:
- the MTMR1 gene encoding myotubularin-related protein 1 isoform X1, whose amino-acid sequence is MEEAPLFPGESIKAIAKDVVYICPFIGAISGTLTVTDYKMYFKNVERDPHFVLDVPLGVISRVEKIGVQSHGDNSCGIEVVCKDMRNLRLAYKQEEHRLEIFQNLITRAFPLSHELPFFAFSYKEKFPTNGWKVYDPVAEYKRQGLPNESWKISKINSVYEFCDTYPAVLVVPTSVKDEDLSRVAAFRAKGRVPVLSWIHPESQATITRCSQPLIGPNDKQCKEDEKYLQTIMDANAQSHKLFIFDARQNSVADANKAKGGGYESESAYPNVELIFLEIPNIHVMRESLRKLKEIVYPTIDESRWLSNVESTHWLEYIRMLLAGAVRIADKIESGKTSVVVHCSDGWDRTAQLTSLAMLMLDSYYRTIKGFEVLLEKEWMSFGHRFAMRVGHGDDDHADADRSPIFLQFIDCVWQMTKQFPAAFEFNELFLISILDHLYSCLFGTFLYNSEHQRVKEDISTKTVSLWSYINSQVEEFSNPFYVNYKNHVLYPVASLSHLELWVNYYVRWNPRMRPQMPVHQNLKELLAIRAELQKRVEELQREAATRSISSSSERGSSPVATPVHTSV
- the MTMR1 gene encoding myotubularin-related protein 1 isoform X3, which produces MEGGRPAAALGAGQGAALEAGGGPARRPSRLAAAAAAGPASAAASAEPADSPTGSHVEWCKQLIAATISSQISGSVLSDNVSREYRALRDGNKLAQMEEAPLFPGESIKAIAKDVVYICPFIGAISGTLTVTDYKMYFKNVERDPHFVLDVPLGVISRVEKIGVQSHGDNSCGIEVVCKDMRNLRLAYKQEEHRLEIFQNLITRAFPLSHELPFFAFSYKEKFPTNGWKVYDPVAEYKRQGLPNESWKISKINSVYEFCDTYPAVLVVPTSVKDEDLSRVAAFRAKGRVPVLSWIHPESQATITRCSQPLIGPNDKQCKEDEKYLQTIMDANAQSHKLFIFDARQNSVADANKAKGGGYESESAYPNVELIFLEIPNIHVMRESLRKLKEIVYPTIDESRWLSNVESTHWLEYIRMLLAGAVRIADKIESGKTSVVVHCSDGWDRTAQLTSLAMLMLDSYYRTIKGFEVLLEKEWMSFGHRFAMRVGHGDDDHADADRSPIFLQFIDCVWQMTKQFPAAFEFNELFLISILDHLYSCLFGTFLYNSEHQRVKEDISTKTVSLWSYINSQVEEFSNPFYVNYKNHVLYPVASLSHLELWVNYYVRWNPRMRPQMPVHQNLKELLAIRAELQKRVEELQREAATRSISSSSERGSSPVATPVHTSV
- the MTMR1 gene encoding myotubularin-related protein 1 isoform X2, with translation MEGGRPAAALGAGQGAALEAGGGPARRPSRLAAAAAAGPASAAASAEPADSPTGSHVEWCKQLIAATISSQISGSVLSDNVSREYRVYRKPTIRALRDGNKLAQMEEAPLFPGESIKAIAKDVVYICPFIGAISGTLTVTDYKMYFKNVERDPHFVLDVPLGVISRVEKIGVQSHGDNSCGIEVVCKDMRNLRLAYKQEEHRLEIFQNLITRAFPLSHELPFFAFSYKEKFPTNGWKVYDPVAEYKRQGLPNESWKISKINSVYEFCDTYPAVLVVPTSVKDEDLSRVAAFRAKGRVPVLSWIHPESQATITRCSQPLIGPNDKQCKEDEKYLQTIMDANAQSHKLFIFDARQNSVADANKAKGGGYESESAYPNVELIFLEIPNIHVMRESLRKLKEIVYPTIDESRWLSNVESTHWLEYIRMLLAGAVRIADKIESGKTSVVVHCSDGWDRTAQLTSLAMLMLDSYYRTIKGFEVLLEKEWMSFGHRFAMRVGHGDDDHADADRSPIFLQFIDCVWQMTKQFPAAFEFNELFLISILDHLYSCLFGTFLYNSEHQRVKEDISTKTVSLWSYINSQVEEFSNPFYVNYKNHVLYPVASLSHLELWVNYYVRWNPRMRPQMPVHQNLKELLAIRAELQKRVEELQREAATRSISSSSERGSSPVATPVHTSV